One Parafrankia discariae DNA segment encodes these proteins:
- a CDS encoding gas vesicle protein translates to MTDQRFVPTPRYRGGGVDGTRRRPGDRPGGRPARDSAQPLADLLDRLVDTGAVVSGDVVVALAGVDLLRIDLRLLLVGVQTALEGTGEVWP, encoded by the coding sequence GTGACTGATCAAAGATTCGTCCCGACACCGCGGTACCGGGGCGGTGGCGTCGACGGTACCCGGCGGCGGCCGGGGGACCGCCCGGGAGGGCGGCCCGCCCGCGACTCGGCTCAGCCGCTCGCGGACCTGCTGGACAGGCTGGTCGACACCGGCGCGGTCGTCAGCGGCGACGTGGTCGTCGCCCTCGCCGGCGTGGACCTCCTGAGGATCGATCTTCGCCTGCTTCTGGTAGGCGTCCAGACCGCGCTCGAGGGAACCGGCGAGGTCTGGCCATGA
- a CDS encoding GvpL/GvpF family gas vesicle protein — translation MPAGHDGPGPGGREGRSPGGVERAQVLYAYGIVPAGTDVSGLPGLTEGTTVRAVTRGQAALVVSTIDPGLLRDVEEDLSETGRLATLARGHDQVLRELQDLAPVLPLRFGTVLPGESQAAVVLDDPHTELPRALDALRDAREWGFRIDAAGPAESPTSDVPRSTGAGESTRATPARRPPRAAGAAQAGKTARPGAGTAYLSARRDELREEERRREETARLVEWTHRELLVHARDVARRPGRPDRVFDCAYLVDRDEEEGFLDTAERLGPPLEEAGYVAAVTGPWPPYSFVQLTLGGDGGSGSDRGSGSAEAGPTEAPRATATPATATRAGTTRVAAEAAPVRFSVPTGDRPGDDPEFEPGEERD, via the coding sequence CCCGGGCCGGGCGGCCGCGAGGGGCGGTCGCCCGGGGGCGTCGAGCGCGCCCAGGTGCTCTACGCCTATGGGATCGTCCCCGCCGGTACCGACGTTTCGGGACTGCCAGGCCTCACCGAGGGGACTACTGTCCGTGCCGTCACTCGCGGCCAGGCCGCGCTCGTGGTCTCGACCATCGACCCGGGGCTGCTGCGAGACGTCGAGGAGGACCTGTCGGAGACGGGACGTCTCGCCACCCTGGCCCGCGGCCACGATCAGGTCCTGCGGGAACTGCAGGATCTCGCGCCCGTGCTGCCGCTTCGGTTCGGAACCGTCCTCCCCGGCGAGAGCCAGGCAGCCGTCGTCCTCGACGATCCCCACACCGAGCTGCCGCGCGCCCTCGACGCGCTCCGCGACGCGCGCGAGTGGGGATTCCGGATCGACGCCGCGGGACCGGCCGAATCCCCCACGAGCGACGTCCCGCGGTCCACAGGCGCGGGCGAGTCGACCAGGGCCACGCCTGCGCGGCGCCCGCCCCGCGCGGCGGGCGCCGCGCAGGCGGGGAAAACCGCTCGTCCGGGTGCGGGCACCGCGTACCTCTCGGCCCGCCGGGACGAGCTGCGCGAGGAGGAGCGACGACGCGAGGAGACAGCCCGGCTGGTCGAGTGGACGCACCGGGAGCTGCTCGTCCACGCGCGTGACGTGGCCCGCCGTCCTGGCCGGCCGGACAGGGTCTTCGACTGCGCTTACCTCGTCGACCGCGACGAAGAGGAGGGATTTCTCGACACGGCGGAGCGGCTGGGTCCGCCGCTGGAGGAGGCCGGGTACGTCGCCGCGGTGACCGGGCCGTGGCCGCCCTACTCCTTCGTCCAGCTGACACTGGGCGGGGACGGCGGGAGCGGCTCCGACCGCGGGTCGGGTTCCGCCGAGGCGGGCCCGACGGAAGCGCCCCGCGCGACAGCGACCCCCGCGACAGCGACCCGCGCGGGGACGACCCGCGTCGCGGCGGAAGCGGCGCCCGTCCGGTTCTCCGTCCCGACCGGGGATCGGCCGGGTGACGATCCAGAGTTCGAACCGGGTGAGGAGCGTGACTGA
- the gvpK gene encoding gas vesicle protein GvpK, with protein MTTVGRDDDRRLRLDADPQDVGRGLGQLVVVVLELLREVLERQAIRRMEGGGLTAAQIDDLGHALLEIRASLVQVRESLGLSAQETEAAFARAGRLLAADDERDNTRTRSAVPETGGPRATVRRPDLQEKARTAP; from the coding sequence ATGACGACCGTCGGGCGCGATGACGACCGGCGCCTGCGGCTCGACGCGGACCCGCAGGACGTGGGGCGCGGGCTTGGCCAGCTCGTGGTGGTCGTCCTGGAACTGCTACGCGAGGTGCTGGAACGACAGGCCATCCGCCGGATGGAGGGCGGGGGGCTGACCGCCGCGCAGATCGACGACCTCGGCCACGCGCTGCTGGAGATTCGCGCCAGCCTGGTACAGGTCCGTGAGTCGCTGGGCCTGTCGGCGCAGGAGACCGAAGCCGCCTTCGCGCGTGCCGGCCGGCTCCTGGCCGCGGACGACGAGCGGGACAACACCAGAACCAGATCAGCCGTCCCGGAGACGGGTGGGCCCAGGGCAACCGTCCGAAGGCCGGACCTCCAGGAGAAGGCGAGGACAGCGCCATGA